The Perognathus longimembris pacificus isolate PPM17 chromosome 3, ASM2315922v1, whole genome shotgun sequence nucleotide sequence GTAGCTAGGGGGTCGTTTGTGCTTAGGGAACACCCCCTTGAGGATAGGGGGTGGTCATGCTGAGGCTGAAGGATGAGGAGAGGTCATGGGAAGTATGAGAAAGGCAGGAGGGGCAGAGAACAGTTGTGCAAAGTCCCTGAGGCAGGCAAATGCTGATACACTTGATGAACAGGGGGTGAGTGggacagaggaggagaaaggcaagCCGGAGGCCAAGGGGGAGGATGGAATTTTATTCTGAGATAAGTGGGGAGCCCTAAGAGTTGAAAGCAGAGGCGGAGTTCTGGTTTTTAACCAGGTCCCTCTGTGGGGCAGGGTTTCACTGCCCTTGGGAGATTTAGATCTTACTCTGAGCTGCGCGGGACAGGCAGAGGCTGGGCAAAGGCAGGGGTGAGGCCAGGAGACAGAACAAGAACAGCAGGTGGTTTTCACAGAGTGGTTGAGGAAGCCAGCCTCACATGACAGGTGAGCACAGACTTAAAGCTAGTGAGGAGAGGGAGGGTAGGCGCAAAGGCCCTGTGATGAGAGCAGTGGGTGGGCTTAAGACAGCCAGGAGGTCATTGGGGCTGATGCAGAGTGCAGAAGGCCACAGAAAGCATCCCAGGCAGTGTAGATGGggactgggggttggggggagaggtCTTGCCAACAGATGAGACCACTGGAGACAGCTGGGCCTTGGTGAGGCCACAGGGACATCACAGGCCTCTTGCTGAGATAGGACACATGAATGCCAGCAGTGCTGGGTGTGGTGGgcactgcctgtaatcccagcatagggagggggcagaggggaggggaggggagggggcaggaggatctcaaggcCCAGGCAATTctgggctgcatagtgagaccTATTTCAAAGGTCAGGAAATTGGGCTGGGACGTAGTacagtgatacagtgcttgcctaacatgcacaaggccccACACTGGATCCCTGGCCCTGCACACAAAGTAAAAGCAAgagctgggcgttggtggctcaccccatcatcctagctactcaggagacccagatttcaggactgcagttcaaagccagctcaggcagtaacCTCTGTGAGActacctccaattcaccactgaaaagccagaaatggagctttggttcaaacagtagagtactagctttgagcaaaagctcagggacagtgcccaggccctgagttcaagccctaggacaggtacaaaagataaacaaaaaatgcATTATGAGCTTAACTATACAGCCTGGCACCACAGTGCCAGTACTGTGCCCTCACAACTCTGGCTTAGTTTGtggtcccattttacagatggacaaacagaggCCTGGAGAGGCTGACAGTGTGCCCCAGGCCTCACAGCCTGCACAGGACACAGCTGACGTGTGAGCCGGACCAGGAGGTGggcagaggctgaggtaggagggacCGAGGGAAATGGGCAAGCTGGGGGCAGGGTCCACATGGGATTGGGTTTGTGGGGAGGGGATGTGTGAACCTCCTTATGTAAGGAGAGAACCAGGGGCTCAGAGAGGGGCAGCTTGTGTGCAGCATCACAGCTCAGTGCAGCCAGGTGGGAACCAAACACCTAGCACTGGGGACTCAGAACAAGGTGGTCTCAGCGTCCCTCCCACCGCAGGATGCCCCTCTGATTGCCTCAGTGAGTGGCTGGAGGTGGTAAGGAAGGAAGGCTAGCATGCCAGGCCTCATTCCTCTGGGCCTTAGGACACCACCCAGGCAAGGAAATGAGTATTAATTAGGTGCCTAGTGCATACCAGGCTCTTTAAAAATGTAGCTACCTCCCTACCCAGGGAGAGGCTGAGAAGTGGGAGTCCAGGGACTGTCCTCCATTGGCCTGgccaccctgggcctgtgggccaCCCTCAGCCCGGCCTGGTAGCCCTTGACAGAAGTGGATGAACTTGGCTGTCCCAGGCTCTCCATTAGTTCTCACCATGGGGCCTCTGCACATGttcttctgcctgtcctgacCTCCAACCCCCATGCTGGGCCCCACCTCACCTTctaccttcccaggctggctctctATGAAAGCCAAATGCTCTTCTGGTCCCCAACGCCCCAACCCCCCTCCTTGGAAATAAGCCCTGGTGGACATGTCTGCGGGTCATTTTTCTACTTCCCTCTTTTCAACCCCAGCAGCACTCAGCACCTAGAGGGCAGGGCCTGTCCCCAGTTCCTGCCGCACAGTCGGTGGATAATACTTGGGGAGCACCTGTGATGTAGTTCTGTGTATCCCCATTCATGGACCAACAAGCCAGGACGGAGTCCTGCGCGGGGACCAAGTCCCAGCGGGTCTTTTCCGGGATGGTGGCATTTCAGCTCTGCCCCGGGAGCTGTGTGACCGTGGGTCCGTGACtgacctctctgtgcctctgtttcctcatctgtcagacGGGAGGCCGGGGTCTGCGTCCCGAGGGGCCGCCTGGTGTGCAGCAGCCCCAGCCCCCTACCTGGGAGGAGGCCTGGGGCCGGTTCGGGGGTGGCCGCGTCCTCTCTAAGCCTCCGTTTCCTCACGCAGGTCCGGGGCGAGGGGGCCGGGGCCCCCCACTGAGCTCTCGGCGGTTCTGGGGTGCAGGCCCCCCGCTGCCCCGGCCCGGCGCAGCATGAAGCTGAACGAGCGCAGCCTGGCCCGCTACGCGACCTGCGACGCGCCGGTGGACAAGGCGGGCTTCCTGCACAAGCGCGGCGGGCGGCACGCGGCCTTCCAGCGGCGCTGGTTCGTGCTGCGCGGGAACATGCTCTTCTACTTCGAGGCGGCGGCCGAGGCGGCGGCGGTGGCCCCCGAGCCGCTGGGCGTCATCGTGCTGGAGGGCTGCACGGTGGAGCTGGCCGAGGCCGCGCACTTCGCCTTCGCCTTCGCCGTGCGCTtcgcgggcgcgcgcgcgcgctcctaCGTGCTCGCGGCCGACAGCCAGGGGGCGCTCGAGGGCTGGGTGAAGGCGCTGTCGCGCGCTAGCTTCGCCTACCTGCGCCTGGTGGTGCGGGAGCTGGAGCAGCAGCTGGCGGCCGCGCGcgccggctccgccccgcccccagccctgcaggACCCGCCCCCGGCCCTGCAGGCCCCGCCCGCGGCCCCTCCGTTCAAGGCCCTGCAGGCCGCGCCCCTTCCGGTCCCGCCCCCTCAACAggccccgccccgagccccgccccggcGGCCCTTTGATCGCCCGGCCCCGGTCGGCAAGGCGGAAGGCCGCGCAGCCTGGAGCACCGAGGCCCCGGTGGTCCCGGATCGCCGCGATCGCCCGCCGCTGCCGCCCCGCCGTCGGGCCTCGGCC carries:
- the Pheta1 gene encoding sesquipedalian-1; its protein translation is MKLNERSLARYATCDAPVDKAGFLHKRGGRHAAFQRRWFVLRGNMLFYFEAAAEAAAVAPEPLGVIVLEGCTVELAEAAHFAFAFAVRFAGARARSYVLAADSQGALEGWVKALSRASFAYLRLVVRELEQQLAAARAGSAPPPALQDPPPALQAPPAAPPFKALQAAPLPVPPPQQAPPRAPPRRPFDRPAPVGKAEGRAAWSTEAPVVPDRRDRPPLPPRRRASATPEPPASAPFARLHEWYGQEVLALRTQWRSRAQP